The following nucleotide sequence is from Mesotoga sp. UBA6090.
TGAAAGTCTCTAAAAAGGACTTGAGCTTCGAGATAGACGAGAAAGAGGCGAAGGCCGTCCGCAAAATCTTTGAGATGAGAGCCGAAGGCGTCCCCATTATGCAGATAGTGAGGAATGTCAATCTGGCGGGGTGGAAGACTAGGCGTGGCAAGGCCTTCACAAATGCATCCATCGACTGGATCCTTTCAAACGAGAAATATAAAGGCATTTACTCCTTTAACGATCGAAAAAAGAAAGGCCGGTTCAATTACTACAAAGGCGAGGTCGTCCGGGTGGATTTGCCCGAATTAGCGATAAGCCCCGCGACCTCTGGCAAAGAGTTCAGAAAATGCCGGGTGTTCAGAAAGAGTCAAAACTCCTCTATCTCCTGAAAGGCAAATTGATTTGCGGCGACTGCGGCTTCACTCTTTCGGGGGTTCTTACGGAGGCGGAAAAAACAAAGGCGGTTCTTATTACTGCTGGAACTGCCGGAAGCGCCACAACAAATACCTGAAAATCGGCAGGGACAAGATAGAAAACGTGATCGTTCACTATCTCAAAGAACAGGTCTCCAATGTTGACGTTGGGGAAGTCACGGATATGGCGAATGAAAAGATAGAATCTCAGTCGCAGAAAGGGAGAGCGGAAGAGATTGCCAACGAACTCCAAACAATTGAAACGGCCATTCAAAACATAACAAGAGCCGTGGAATCCGGTACTTACTCCCAAAGTCTCTTGAATCGTCTTTCGGAAATCGAAAGAGACAAAGAAAAGCTACTAGAGGAAAGAACGAAGGTCAGACTTCAGCTGGTGCGCTTTTCAAAGGTCACCGTCGATGAAATGAAGGACTTCCTTGATACCTTCCTCGGCGATGATTCATTTGTCGCTCATGAAGATTTCGTCGATTTTACGCTTTCAAGTACAAAGATAATATGGAAAGATCCTCGGATCGTTGAAATGGTGTCGATCTTCGGCACTCAAAAAATCCCGCTCCCTTAATCCGTGGTGTTGAAGGTGCAGGGCTTCCTGACCACCTGTTTATCCACTGACACATATATCTAAGCCCGATTTCAAGGTAATCTTGGAATCGGGTTAGTTTTTATGTTAACAGCCGGACTTGAACCCGAATTTGCCCGAATTTCGGGCGCGTTTGAAAGTTCTCGGAGCGCGTCCTGTTTTGCGTTTTGAGGCAGGTCGTCTACACCGACCTCACTTACCGCAATTCTACAAAACCGGTAATAAGAGAGCTTGAGGAGTCGCTGTCGGGGGCGGCTCGTCTGGCTTCACTGTCAATTTCAGATCTCGATCTCTACGCTGCGAGCTGGAGTATGAACAGGGATTTTGCAAGCATGAGAAGTGAAGTTATGGGCCCTCTACAAGACTGGTCGTTCGAGGTGCTCGGAGAGCATGAGAGAATCGACAACTGGGAAAACTATCCTCGAGATCTTCGAAGAGACGGTTCCTCTGATTGTGGAGCTTCTGAGGCTAATGGAGTACAAAAACCCCGTTCTCGGCGATATTGCAGAGGAGCTGTCGAAGCTCTCTTATGTGCTCGATGCGGTTGGTTTGCTTACTCTTGCATATGAGGTTTCGTTGAAAGCCGATAAGCTTACAACGATGGCAGGAAAGCTCGATAGAGTCAACGAATATCTCTTTTCCGAAGCTGGTTACTAGAGGTCTCTCATCAGTATCTTTTCATCATCGTCCCACTCGCCGGTATCGACAAAGCCCAGCTTCAGGTAGAGCTTGAGCGGGGAAGGGTCGCTGACGGCGCACGAGATGAAGAGCTTCTCGTAACCCTGGGCCTTGAGATATTCAATCAACAAGAGGATAGCGTCTCTTCCATATCCCATCTTCTGATACTTGCCCCCGATCATGAAGCGCCATATGGAGGCGTGCTTGACATCTTTCATTCTCGGATCAGGCGTGAAATCCAGCATAATGAAGCCCACCATTTCATCTCCCGCATAGATCGCCCGAAACCAGGCGTTCTTCGCGAAGTGGGCTTGAGCGATCGAAACTGCATTTGAGGCTACGGCCCTTTCCTGTCCTTCGAGCAGCGTGCCACTCAAGCGGATAGCGTCGAGCACCGTCTCCTCCGTTATCTCTTCGAATCTAACCTTATGTTGCATAGTTCCTCCCGATGTCGCGGCTATTGCCTATGCTCCAGTCAAAACGTAAGAGACACATGGGCAAAGCCATGATCTTTTTTTTGGTCGGTTGCAACGACCGGAAAACGCTCTTCCTTGCAGCATTATATCATCGGGCTGCACTCAAGCCACATCAAGTCCTGGAAGAGCCAGCTGGGTTGTGTAGAGGCTGTAATAGAAACCCTTCATACTGATCAGTTCATCGTGAGTGCCGCTTTCTATTATCCTTCCATTATCGATCACGAAAATTCTGTCTGCGTTCTTGATTGTACTGAGTCTGTGAGCCACAACGAAGCTGGTGCGGCCCTTCATCAGATTCCGCATCGCCTCCTGAATGTGCATCTCCGTTCTGGTATCGACATTGCTAGTAGCTTCATCGAGTATTAGTATCTGGGGATCTATTAGCATTATCCGGGCGATCGCCAGCAACTGCCTCTGCCCGCGGCTGATGGTGTCCCCGCTAGAGGATAGAACCGTTTCATACCCTTCCGGCAGTCCCATTATGAAGTGATGGGCGTTTGCCATCTTTGCTGCCTCTATTATCTCTTCATCTGAAGCGTCCTGTCTTCCATAACGAATATTGTCTTTAATGGTGCCCATAAACAGCTGTGTATCCTGCAGAACAATGCCGAGCTCTCTCCTGAGCTGCTCTCTGTCGAAGCTCGATATATCATGACCGTCTATCATAATTTTTCCGTCCTCTATGTCGTAGAACTTCGTAAGAAGATTCACGATTGTGGTCTTGCCCGCACCCGTAGGTCCCACCAGCGCGACGATCTGCCCTGGCTCGGCCGTGAGAGAGACATCCTTCAATACTCTGGTCTTGCCGTCGTAACTGAAGTCAACTTCTTCAAGCGTTACTTCTCCCTCGATTTTCTGCGGGAAGAAGGTCTCTTCCGCTCTCTTTTCCCCTTTTTCGTCAAGGATTTCGAAGACCCTCTCGGCCCCCGCTAGAGCTGCCTGAATCGCATTGAACATCTGTGCTATCTGATTTATCGGTCGGTTGAACTGGCCGACATATACGATGAAGCTGGCGACCAATCCAACAGAAACTATCCCCTTCACGGACATCCACCCTCCGGCAAAGGCGACTATTGCATAACCAAAGTTGTTTACCATATTCATTATCGGTCCGAAGGAGCCTGCGAATATCTGGGCCATAATTGCAGACCTGCGATAAGACTCGTTTATAGTCTGGAATTCTTGAACGGTCGACTCTTCCCTGCCGTAGGCTTTCACGACTTTGGCTCCGGAGATCCTCTCTTCGACGTAACCGTTGAGTTCGCCAAGAGCCTTCTGTTGAGCGAGGAAGTTCTTTCTGCTCTGTTTCGCTATTATGCCCGTCACAACCAAAACGAATGGAACGGTAGACATCGCGACCAGTGCCAGGATCGGATTGAGAAAAAACATGATGACTACTATCCCGACAAGCGTCAGAAGACTGCTCACAAGCTGAGTAACGCTTTCACTAAGAGTATGGGATATGTTGTTTATATCGTTGGTCAGTCTGCTCATCAGTTCTCCGTGCGGCTTGGCATCGAAAAATTTGACCGGCAGCGTCTGAAATTTGTCGAAGAGGTCTTGCCTGAGTCTCCTTATGCTTCTCTGCGCCACTCCAACCATGGTGTAGCCCTGGAGCCAGAGGAAGAAAGATGAAGATATGTAGACTGCAGCCATGACAATCGAAATCATTGCGAGACCGGCCGTGTCGCCCACGAGCATATATTTGTCGATAGCTACTCCCAGAAGAAAGGGACCGAAGACGCTGGCACCGGTGGCCAGTATCGTAAATGCTATTGCAAGTATCAGACCTTTCTTCTCATTTCTGAAGTATCCTACTAGTCTCAGAACGGTCTGCTTCGAGTTCTTAGGCTTCTGAACGGGTCGCGCTCTGCCTGCTCCAGGTCCGCCTCTCCCCGGGCCGGCCGGCATGGTAACTTCGGGTTGAGTTGCTTTCTTCTCTTCATGCATTCGCTTCACCTACCTCACCAAACTGAGACCTGTAGATATCCCTGTACAGATCGCTTTCCTTCAGCAGTTGTTTGTGGGTTCCACTTCCTGCTATCTTTCCATCATCTAGGAGGAATATCCTGTCGGCATTTACTACTGAGCTTATCTTCTGAGCAATGATTATCTTTGTGCAATCCAGCTCTTTGCCAATTGCCCTCATGACCTCGGACTCCGTCTTTGCATCCAGAGCACTCGTGCTGTCGTCAAAGATTAGGATTGGTGATCTCATCGCTACGGCCCGCGCGATCGCCATTCTCTGCTTCTGGCCGCCAGAGAGGTTCGTCGCCATCTGGCTCAGGTGGGCGTCGTGTTTCTCTGGAAGAGTGTCGACAAAACTTGCGATTCTTGCAACTTCGGCCGCCTTGGCGATTTCTTCGTCACTGGCACCCGGCCTTCCGTAACTTATGTTGTCCTTGATCTTACCTGAGAAGAGAACGGCTTCCTGGAATACCATGGATATGTTCTTTCTCAACTCGTGGCGTGAAATCTCCTTTATATCTATTCCATTCAAAAGAATTTTGCCGGAATCTACTTCGTACAGCCGGGGAAGAAGACTGACCAGGGACGATTTGCCCGATCCCGTGTCGCCAAGAAAAGCGACCGTCTCACCTTGATTGATCGTGAAGTTGAGATTGTGGAGAATCTTGTTGCCTCCCCCATCGTAGCTGAAGTCAACATTCTCAAAGACAATCGGACCCCTAAGGTCATGGGATATGCCTGCCTTCACATCTTCTTCTTCGCTCTCTTCAAGGACTTCGGCAACTCGTTTGGCGGAGGCCTGCGCTCTGGAGACAAATACGAGCATCATTCCGATCATCATCATCGACATGAGCATTCTTCCCAGGTAGTTTACGAATGCCATTATCTGGCCCGTCTGCATCCCTCCGGCTTCGACCTGAATGCCTCCGAACCAGATCACTGCAACGATTCCAAGGTTCAGTATCAGAGAAAGAAGAGGCATAATGATTACCATGGTCCTCGCAGCTTTCATAGCTATCTGTGTGTACTTCTCGTTTGCATCTTCAAACTTGCTAGATTCAAACCTGGCGGATGCGAAGGATTTGACGACTCTTATTCCCAGGAGATTGTCCCTGACCCGTGTATTGACATTGTCCATCTCCTGCTGAACGCGCGAAAAGAGAGGCAAGACTCTTTTCATGATCGCGAAAGTCAGGTAAGTTACGAGCGGAATGACAACCAGGAATATGAGAGAGAGTTTCCAGCTAATCAGCAAGGACATGATCAAGCTTCCAATGAAAAGCATCGGTGCCCTCACAAACATTCTCAGCAAAATCATTATAAACTGCTGAAACTGAACTATATCGTCTGTGATTCTCGTAATAAGTGAGCCGGTGCCGAACTTGTCGAGTTTCGCAAATGAGAGATACTGAACCTTTGTGAAAACACTTCGCCGTATATCTGCCCCGGCATTCTGAGCAGCCAGGGAAGAGAATATGACGCAGGCGATTCCTCCCAGCACACCGATGAAGGTAATAATCAGCATCTTCGTTCCTGCGCTCACGACTACGTCAAGATTCTGATTCATGATACCTACATCTATGATTTCCTCAAGAAGCTTTGGCTGAAAAAGATCTATCGCAACTTCGAGAAACATTGCCAGAGGAGCCAGAACGACGAAGATCCAGTAAGGCTTCAAAAACTTGAACAGTCTTTTCATCTAGTCTTCCACCCCGCATTTCGTTGTTTAGGTAGGTCAGGTCAAGATTATCACTTCGAAAGGCTTTCTTTGAGCTTCTTCAAGAACCGCTCGAGCAGGTCGCGCTCCTCTGCAGAAAATGCAGAAAAGGTTTGTCTTTCTACGTCGAGCATCGTTTTCTCCAGTTCTTCCTCGATCTCTCTGCTTTTTGCCGTCAAGTAGATCCTGAAGACTCTCATATCCGATTTATCCTGCCTTTTGTGGATAAAGCCAGACAGCTCCATCCTCTGAATCATCTTGCTAACAGTGGCAGGTGAAAGGCCCATCTCTTTTGAGATCTCCCCCACAGTTCTTCCATCCCTTTCGAAGAGAATGAAAAGCAGTGGAGGCTGGCCTCTGTGAAGACCAAACCTGGAGAAGATCAAGCGCTTCTTCATGAAGTTTGCCCTGCAGACGTCAATCAGTAGTTTATCCAGTTTTCCGGTCTCTTTCATCTTTCAATCCTCACACGAAAAGTATTTAGTCGGCTAAATAATTCTAACAGATCTCGATTCCTTTTTCATTGCTTCGAACGGGGAGATTCAAATCTCTGCAGGGTGACGGTGCGCTTTCGGTCGAATTGTCGTATGATATACTTTTCATTATCGGGCCTGGACGAATTGGCGGATTATATTTTGAGGTGAGAGTTGGAGAGCGATAGAGGACATTATTTAGGCTTTATTTGGCACGCCTCGTTTCTTGCACTGACAATGGCCTTTGTTGAGGTGAATACTGTCCTTCCATCGATGATCTTGGCGGCAGGAGGAGGGAGCTTTGCAATAGGTCTCGTTACTGCAATTTCGACGGGGATTCCTCTTCTGGCTCAATTAACATTCGCTGGATACCTTATGTCGAAACGGATGAAGAAACCATATTTGCTTCTTGGCATCTATTTGAGAGTCGGCGCCCTCTTCTCCATAGGCTTTCTATTGCTTTCGCCTATCGGAGGCATCGCTCTTCTCGTACTCCTTTTTTCCGTAATCTCCGTCTTTTCCTTTGGAGGCGTCTTCGCGGGAATCAGTTACACTCATCTGCTCGGTCAGTCAATACTGAAGCAGGATAGACGCGGGTTCATGTCGTACAGACAGATTGCTGGGAGCGCATTGTCACTTCTCGGAGGCTTCGTCGCAAAGTACATAGTTGGAAACGTGAGTTATCCGGTCAACTATTCGCTGTTGTTCTTCATTGGAGGGAGTTCGCTGTTGTTCTTCATTGGAGGGAGTTCGCTGTTCGTTGCTTCGCTTGGATTCGCGGGAGTACGGGAGAGGGAGGTTCAGGGAAGTGAAATTCCCGGATTCTGGAAGATCATGAAGAGCATTCCAAAAACACTGAAGGACGATGCGAACCTGCTTAACTACATTGTCTTCATCAACCTCACCGGTTTCGGATTGGTCTTGATCCCGTTCTATGTACTCTTGGCAAAGGACAGCTTCGGGTTGAGCGGAAGCGATGTGGGCAGTTTTCTCCTGTTTCAGATGATAGGTATGCTTGGAGCCGGGGTTCTGTGGAATCGCTTTCTCAAAAGGAGAGGTTTGAAAAGACTGCTTATAACCTGCGCAACGATTGGCAGCTCGATTCCACTAATTGCATATCTTCTCTCAACCACCTCGCCGAACTTCTATCTGATAGTCTTTTTCCTTTCAGGGATCACGCTGAGCGCACGAAAAATCGGATTTGAGTGGCTTCTTATAGAAATCTCCAGCAATACGAACAGGGCTTTGTATACAGGTGTATCGGGCGCGCTCAGTCTTGTGACCGCTCTTCTTCCTTTGATCCTGGGTAGTGTGCTGCGGCTTTTGGGCTTTCCGGTCGTTCTGGTTATCTCCAGCATCGCTATCGCCTCGGGAATGTATTTCATTAGGAAGATCGATATCACTGATGACCTGGGATGAAAGAACTGCTGCTTTGCGCAGCTATTATCCTCGTTTTAGCGCTTCCCCATGACCGACCAAACACCTTAGTAAAACTGCAGTTTACTTACTGCGAGCGCGGAACTGCCGGACCTGGAGATTACGAAATGAGAAGAATCAGAAGGAGAGTGATCACTGCAGTCTTGTGTTGGCTACCCTATTTGGCCCTAGGGGAGCCCGGTTCACTCATTTTGAAGACAAATGCCTTGCTTCACATGTTTGGCCCAATATTAGTAATGATAGATGAGATACAATTGAATGTGAAAGTGAAGCTGGTTCTGCTTTGTCTTCGCCAAGATGTGAGAGACGCAGATGAGAGCAACTACGAGATATCGCTTGAGAATGCTTCCGATTTCGGGCGGCAGATCCAGAAAGTAAGGAGTTGGAAAAATGATTAAGGAAGTAGAGTTAGATAATCTTCCCGGAAGGTTCAGAGAGATTTTTTCTGGTTGTCTGGGAAGACCGGAGCAGTCCGACGAAGTATTGAAGATGTATCAGGCTCCGGAGAGAAGGCTCTTTGTGATGAGACAGGGAGGAAGCATAGTTGCTGTAGCCGGTTTGAAGCTCCATGAACTTGAAGAACCCGAGCTTCTGCATCTTGCCGTCAGGAAAGACAAGCGAAGGAGCGGTTTCGGCAGCACACTCATAAAAACAATGATAAATTCCTTCATGATAGATACTCTTGCAGTGTGGACAGACGAAGATGCCGTCGGTTTCTATGAAAAGATAGGGTTCGATATTGTGAATGAAATTCAGACTCAGAACGGACTGGTTCGCTACAAACTCCGATTTTCTCGCTTTAAATCCCCTGGGAGGTTAGAAACGTGAAGATCTTATTCCTAAATAGATTTGACAGATACTGGGAAGGAAAGGTTGAAGAGCTTGCAAGAGCATTTCCCGAACATTCCTTCATCTCTTACTCCAGCAACAGTGATCCGAAAGCCCATATTTCCGATGCCGAGGTAATAGTAAAAGGGAATCTTTCGCAAGCCGACCTCGATAAAGCCAGGAATCTCAGAATGGTTGTCGTTCCCTGGACTGGCGTTGATGGTCTGCCACTTGAACGGCTAAGAGAACGTGGCGTCATCGTTTCAAACACCCATGAGAATGCCGAGGTCGTTGCCGAAAGAGCCGTAGCTCTGGCCTTAGCTGTTACGGGAAGAGTGGTCGAACTTCATAATGATCTTGCTCAGGGAGTATGGTTGGGTCGGCCGTCCAATAAGGAGGCGACCTGGTACTCCATCATCGGGAAGCGATGCTCTATTCTCGGCCTGGGCAGAATTGGGCAGGCGATAGCAAAACTGATCAGCGGCTTTGAATGCGAAGTAACGGGATTCAAAAGAACGCCCGGCGGCGAGTTTCCTTACGTGAAGAGAATAACAGACGATATTCACGATGCCGTTCGGGCCGGTGATCTTGTCTTCGTTGCTCTTCCGCTAACGAAAAAGACAGCTGGGATTATCGGTTCCGATCTGCTAAGTCAGATGAAGGGCAAGTACCTGGTCAATGTGAGCAGGGGAAGAGTAATCGAGGAGCGGGCACTGTACGATGCTCTGAAGAGCGGAACTCTCGCCGGCGCGGCAATAGATGTCTGGTACGAGTATCCCTCAAGTGATCGGCCCGCAACACTTCCATCGAGATATCCAATTCATAGGTTTTCCAATGTAGTCATGTCGCCTCACGTCGGAAGCTGGTCGGTGGAGAGTATGCAGTCAATGGTGAATGGCGCCTTAAAGAACATTGAGAGTTTTCTTCTTAAGGGAAAGCCGGAGGAAGAGATCGATCTTGACGAATTGTACTAGCCGTCTGGTGAAGAGAAGTCGCTATTTCTTCACCAGTGCACGTTTCGGCTGAAGATAAATTGTGTGTTAAAATCTGGTTGAGAAAGCTTTTCGATGAGGGGTGTCCTTGAATGCCTTTAATCAGAGGTCCCGGCTTCAGCCTTTCCAGAAGATTGACTGGCTTTGCTGCCAGCCTGTCAGGCCTTGCTGGTGTTATTCTCGCCGTGGTTCTGATTCTTCTTCTGGGGGTTCTACTTTCATTTGCCGAGATAGCCAGGGGAAGAAGGGAGTTTTCGGACAGGCTTTTGAGACAGGGTAGATTTGTCCAGAGCGGTCTCAATTTGGACGAACTCTCGAGGCTTTCAGGGAGCATAGAAGATCTGGACAACCCTGAATACTGGAGACTCAAGAGCCAACTGGAGCAAACTAATGCGCTATTTCCTCAATACCGCTTCATCTACCTGATGGGACAGAAGGAAGATGGAGAGTTGTTCTTTTTCATTGATTCCGAGCCGCCCGGTTCAGATCACGAATCTCTTCCAGGAGACATTTACGCCGATGCAAAAGAGTACGATCTCGAGGTCTTTCGGGAGAAGAAGGCCAGGGTGCTGCCGGTAATTACTGACAGCCGGGGAACCTGGGTATCCGTAATGGTTCCCGTAATTGATGAGAATTCGGGCAGACTGCTTGCCATGCTCGGCATAGACGTTGAAGCCGATGACTTCTGGAAATCCGTTCTGTCTTATGCGATTAAGCCCGTAGTTTTCTCTCTGGTTCTGGTATTGATGGCGATACTCTCGGGATTCTTCATCATCCGCAGAGACAAACTGGCACCTGAGAAAAAGGAAAAGAGAGTTCAAAGGTACCTTGAGGCGATCGTCTTTGCCGCATTTGGACTCGCTGCCACTATCATGGTCTCATCTCTGGTTCATGACAGGCAAGTGGCTGCTCGGAACGATGCCTTTGCCGATCTGGCCGCAAGTCATGTAACTTCGCTTTCCAGAGCGATGAAGAATACTAGAGACTTTCAGGTCGAGGCTCTTGCCAGGTTCTTTGAGTCAAGCAGCTTTGTCGACAGGCAGGAGTTCTTGAACTACGTCGGTTATCTCTCGAAAAACAACGGATTGATTTCCTGGTTCTGGATTGAGAGAGTTTCGCCGGGCGGGATAGAGTCGTTCGAAGAAGGTATCAGAAGGGAAGGCTTTCCGGACTTCTTCGTTTGGGAACCGGGTAAATCTGGCGGAAAGGAAAGAGTTCTAGATCGCGAGTCATATTACCCGATACAGTACATTGAGCCTCTAGAGAGCAGCAGGAATCTGCTGGGACTAGACCTGGGATCTATCGGGTCGGTAGGCGAAGCAATTGAAAAGGCAACTGCTTCAAAACTGATGAGGGCAAGCGATCCTGTCGTAATTCCGACGGACGAAGAGAAAGCCCTCCACTTCTTTGTTTTCAGACCGATTCTCGCGGAGATAGCGGAAGGTTATGCAGGGTTCGTAGGGGCTATCTTTCATTCAGACGCATTTCTAAGCGCCGTTACCAATACCCTCAATACCGGAGATCCAACCGTTGCCCTGGGGCTTTATCAGATCGACTCGGACGGAAAACCTGTACTGCTGTTTTCTACCGCACAGGAATCGGATTCTCATGTTTATGAGTCTGCAGAGACTTCCATATGGCACTATCCGGAAAGTCAGCACAGCATTGCCGTTCCGGTAATGCTGTTCGGGAGGCTTTTTGTGATTCTTGCCCATCCAGGGCCGGACTTTGGAGTCGTGTACCCCATAAACAATTGGATCTTCTTTCTCGCGATCGGACTGACTGTAACTCTGTCGCTTGCGATCCTGATCGGGTCACTGAGTAACAGAAGCTTCCATCTTGAAAGAGAAGTCGAGAAACGCACCGAAGAGCTAAGAGAGAGTCTGGAGATTGTTTCAAAGACGATGGAGGCATCGGTGAATGTTCTCGCTTCGGCCGTAGATCTCAGGGATCCTTATACCTCCGGTCATCAAAGGAGAGTGGCAGAGCTTTCGGTTGCAATCGGCAGAAAGCTGGGATTCGAAGAGAACAGGCTAACAGGACTGAGGCTTTCGGCGATGATTCATGATGTGGGAAAGATACAGGTGCCCGCGGAGATACTTAACACACCAAGAAAGCTGACCAATCTGGAGTTCGATTTGATCAAGCTTCACCCGACTGCGGGACGAGAGCTTTTCAAAGATATCGAATTCCCCTGGCCTGTGGCGGACGCAATCTATCAGCATCACGAGAGACTTGACGGAAGCGGATACCCGGAAGGCATCTCCGGGGATCAGATAATATTGGAGGCCAGAATAATCGCCGTTGCCGATGTAGTTGAGGCGATCTCCTCTCACAGACCGTACAGAGCTTCGCTGGGTCTTCAAGCTGCACTCGATGAAGTTCGAAGCGGTAAAGGCAAACTCTTTGATCCCGAAGTCGTGGACGCTTGTCTGGAGGTATTCGATGAGGGCTTTTCCTTCTCGGACTGATTCTTAATAAGTGTCGGCGTTTTCGGTATTGTATCCGGTTATGTTAATATATGAGGGCTTGATGTTCTCTGCAGAAGATTCACCTGGAATAGGAAGCGCAGATTTCTTGTGGGAGATGTTAATGGTCGATTTCGCGGTAGTTTTGAGGCTTATAAGAATACGTCACTGGCTGAAGAATCTCTTTGTTTTCGCTCCACTGGTCTTTTCATCTAACCTTACTGACTCGACCTCTCTTCTGAGAGCTTTTCTGATCTTCATTGCCTTCTGTCTAATTTCGAGTAGTGTCTACATTTTCAACGACATCCGAGACCGAGAAAGCGATAGTCATCACTCAAGAAAGAAAAATCGACCTGTGGCTTCCGGTGAGATCAAATTGAGAGATGCCTGGATACTTGCAGGCATTCTGGCGACACTTGCCGTCCTGGTCGCTCTCTTTCTTCCTTATCTGGCACTGGTCTTTCTGTTGCTGTATGTTGTCGAGAATCTCTTCTATACACTGAAAGGCAAGGACATGGTCTTGATAGACGCCTTCTGCATTTCTGCCGGGTTCGTGATAAGAGTAATGGCCGGGGCGTATGCTATTGAGACAAGCCCGACTGGCTGGATAGTAGTTACGACGTTTTTCCTCTCTCTCTTCCTAGGTTTTGGAAAGAGGAGAAACGAACTGCTTACCCTGAAAGAAGAAAGCAACAACCATCGCAAAGTACTCACATTGTATGACCACAAATATCTTGACTATCTTATGATCTCAACCGCATCTATCTCGATAATCTCATACACACTTTACTGTCTCGATCCGCAGGTGATAGGGAAATTCAGCACGGATAAGCTGGTTTACACCGTGCCCTTCGTAACTTATGGAGTCTTCAGGTATCTTCTTCTCCTTTTCAGAAACGGCGAGGGTGATCCGACAGAAGTAGTGACCAGAGACAGAGGAATAGCTATAACCGTTTTACTGTGGATTGTGTCTGTAATGCTTGTGATTTACTTTCCTACCTGGATGTAAAGAGGGAGCAATGATGAATATTACCGAAGGTATAGTACTTCTAGTAGCAATAGTATTCAATGCCGTGGCAAACATCCTGCTTAAACACGGAATGCAGAACGCGCCCGACATCAACAGCGCTGGACTCCTTGGGATGCTCATCAATTCAATCACAAATATCAGCGTCTGGTTGGGGCTTTTCTCATTCGGGGTGGCCTTTATCTTCTACAGCGTAGTTCTTACGAGGATGAAACTGGGAGTGGCCTATCCAATAATGACGAGTGCCGGATTTGCAATAGTGACCGTGGTCGCAGTATTTCTCTTTGATGAAAGGCTTAGCGTAATGAAGATAGCGGGCATTGCCGTAATCGCCCTTGGCATATGGCTCGTTGCAGTGGCGAAATAATGGAGGCATTAAAATGAAGAAGACGAAAGTTGCAGTTATAAAGACGAGTCCGGAGAGAGTTCTCGACGACTATAGAAGGCTTGCAAAACTGGCCGGAATGAAAGAGGCCATGGACGGAAGCGCCACTACAATCTTGAAAGATAACATATCCTGGCACCTTCCAATGCCCGGCGCAAATAGTACGCCA
It contains:
- a CDS encoding GNAT family N-acetyltransferase, translated to MIKEVELDNLPGRFREIFSGCLGRPEQSDEVLKMYQAPERRLFVMRQGGSIVAVAGLKLHELEEPELLHLAVRKDKRRSGFGSTLIKTMINSFMIDTLAVWTDEDAVGFYEKIGFDIVNEIQTQNGLVRYKLRFSRFKSPGRLET
- a CDS encoding 2-hydroxyacid dehydrogenase; this translates as MKILFLNRFDRYWEGKVEELARAFPEHSFISYSSNSDPKAHISDAEVIVKGNLSQADLDKARNLRMVVVPWTGVDGLPLERLRERGVIVSNTHENAEVVAERAVALALAVTGRVVELHNDLAQGVWLGRPSNKEATWYSIIGKRCSILGLGRIGQAIAKLISGFECEVTGFKRTPGGEFPYVKRITDDIHDAVRAGDLVFVALPLTKKTAGIIGSDLLSQMKGKYLVNVSRGRVIEERALYDALKSGTLAGAAIDVWYEYPSSDRPATLPSRYPIHRFSNVVMSPHVGSWSVESMQSMVNGALKNIESFLLKGKPEEEIDLDELY
- a CDS encoding HD domain-containing phosphohydrolase, which codes for MPLIRGPGFSLSRRLTGFAASLSGLAGVILAVVLILLLGVLLSFAEIARGRREFSDRLLRQGRFVQSGLNLDELSRLSGSIEDLDNPEYWRLKSQLEQTNALFPQYRFIYLMGQKEDGELFFFIDSEPPGSDHESLPGDIYADAKEYDLEVFREKKARVLPVITDSRGTWVSVMVPVIDENSGRLLAMLGIDVEADDFWKSVLSYAIKPVVFSLVLVLMAILSGFFIIRRDKLAPEKKEKRVQRYLEAIVFAAFGLAATIMVSSLVHDRQVAARNDAFADLAASHVTSLSRAMKNTRDFQVEALARFFESSSFVDRQEFLNYVGYLSKNNGLISWFWIERVSPGGIESFEEGIRREGFPDFFVWEPGKSGGKERVLDRESYYPIQYIEPLESSRNLLGLDLGSIGSVGEAIEKATASKLMRASDPVVIPTDEEKALHFFVFRPILAEIAEGYAGFVGAIFHSDAFLSAVTNTLNTGDPTVALGLYQIDSDGKPVLLFSTAQESDSHVYESAETSIWHYPESQHSIAVPVMLFGRLFVILAHPGPDFGVVYPINNWIFFLAIGLTVTLSLAILIGSLSNRSFHLEREVEKRTEELRESLEIVSKTMEASVNVLASAVDLRDPYTSGHQRRVAELSVAIGRKLGFEENRLTGLRLSAMIHDVGKIQVPAEILNTPRKLTNLEFDLIKLHPTAGRELFKDIEFPWPVADAIYQHHERLDGSGYPEGISGDQIILEARIIAVADVVEAISSHRPYRASLGLQAALDEVRSGKGKLFDPEVVDACLEVFDEGFSFSD
- a CDS encoding decaprenyl-phosphate phosphoribosyltransferase, whose product is MFSAEDSPGIGSADFLWEMLMVDFAVVLRLIRIRHWLKNLFVFAPLVFSSNLTDSTSLLRAFLIFIAFCLISSSVYIFNDIRDRESDSHHSRKKNRPVASGEIKLRDAWILAGILATLAVLVALFLPYLALVFLLLYVVENLFYTLKGKDMVLIDAFCISAGFVIRVMAGAYAIETSPTGWIVVTTFFLSLFLGFGKRRNELLTLKEESNNHRKVLTLYDHKYLDYLMISTASISIISYTLYCLDPQVIGKFSTDKLVYTVPFVTYGVFRYLLLLFRNGEGDPTEVVTRDRGIAITVLLWIVSVMLVIYFPTWM
- a CDS encoding DMT family transporter; amino-acid sequence: MNITEGIVLLVAIVFNAVANILLKHGMQNAPDINSAGLLGMLINSITNISVWLGLFSFGVAFIFYSVVLTRMKLGVAYPIMTSAGFAIVTVVAVFLFDERLSVMKIAGIAVIALGIWLVAVAK